A genomic region of Salinibacterium sp. NK8237 contains the following coding sequences:
- a CDS encoding substrate-binding domain-containing protein: MKLARSRFIGGAVTALALSGLVAGCGTVDSGGSSAGGEDGDKFRIVTVSKVEGITWFQRMSEGVDMFNDANSDEVEAYQTGPAEGDPALQVQIVEDLIAQNVDAIIVVPNDPIGIGPVLERAREAGIVVGVTEATQLVGTESIDFDIESFDNADFGVGFAKGLAEAMDGEGEYVTSVGNLTSESHLLWLEAANNYIAENYPDMVLVEETPYENNNDDQQGRELADELLSTYPNLKGYLTTTPSGGSGMALALRDKGRTDVANVSLTLPSVAGPDLEDGYMDFGQGWDPAGWGWALNSVALSILKGETVATGDDLAWELGGYESIVVDGQLILGNDIQPYVPGQFSDGNYPF, encoded by the coding sequence ATGAAGCTCGCACGCAGCAGGTTTATCGGAGGCGCTGTTACGGCGCTCGCCCTATCAGGGCTCGTCGCCGGATGTGGCACCGTCGATTCCGGCGGATCAAGCGCCGGTGGTGAAGACGGCGACAAGTTCCGCATCGTCACCGTCTCAAAGGTGGAAGGTATCACCTGGTTCCAGCGCATGAGCGAAGGCGTTGACATGTTCAACGACGCCAACAGCGACGAAGTTGAGGCCTACCAGACGGGGCCAGCAGAGGGCGATCCCGCGCTTCAGGTTCAGATTGTTGAAGACCTTATCGCTCAGAACGTCGATGCCATCATCGTCGTTCCTAACGACCCCATCGGTATCGGACCCGTGCTCGAACGTGCCCGTGAGGCAGGCATCGTCGTCGGCGTAACGGAGGCTACACAGCTCGTCGGCACCGAATCCATCGACTTCGACATTGAGTCATTCGACAACGCCGACTTCGGTGTTGGCTTCGCTAAGGGACTGGCTGAGGCCATGGACGGCGAGGGCGAATACGTCACGAGCGTGGGAAACCTCACCAGTGAGTCGCACTTGCTGTGGCTCGAAGCGGCAAACAACTATATCGCCGAAAACTATCCAGACATGGTGTTGGTCGAAGAAACACCCTACGAGAACAACAACGACGACCAGCAGGGTCGCGAACTCGCAGACGAACTGCTGAGCACCTACCCGAACCTCAAGGGTTACCTCACCACGACACCGTCCGGTGGTTCGGGAATGGCCTTGGCCCTTCGCGACAAGGGACGCACGGATGTTGCAAACGTGTCCCTCACGTTGCCATCGGTTGCCGGTCCTGACCTCGAAGACGGCTACATGGACTTCGGTCAGGGTTGGGACCCGGCCGGCTGGGGTTGGGCACTGAACTCGGTAGCTCTCTCGATCCTCAAGGGCGAGACCGTTGCCACTGGCGATGACCTTGCTTGGGAACTTGGCGGCTATGAGTCGATCGTCGTTGACGGCCAACTCATCTTGGGCAATGACATCCAGCCCTATGTTCCTGGACAGTTCTCAGACGGAAACTACCCCTTCTAG
- a CDS encoding thiamine pyrophosphate-dependent enzyme: MPSTKNLLPASPWVEIRTTRKDWDAADPALLGNMIAQAHLIRAFEETVLDLAGQKLVNGPAHSSIGQEGGAVGSIIALQQADQINGSHRGHHQFLSKAFGFVAPDGLDPQAEFSDDVQTILERALAEICGLASGYCGGRGGSMHLQWKEAGALGTNAIVGGAVPFAAGFAWAGKHSDTDAVSVTYFGDGAMNIGSVLETLNLASAWDLPVCFFVENNQYAVSTTVEESTGEPRLSARALGFNIPSWQVDGMDPLAVHLAMEQAVAHMRAGGGPTMIEANVYRYFHQNGPIAGSAFGYREKTEEQEWRERDPLKMLEANLIRRKIMTEEEISQLRARAKKAMSVASSSLLEPNPAGGGTQRIRPELWPDPATINEGIRSDLAELDSSDYKEAADFEGKTESRKFVDVVADVMARRMDQNPAIVVLGEDVHKLNGGPRGATRGLKQLFPDRVLGTPISEAAFTGLAGGLALDGRYVPVVELMYADFLWVAADQVFNQIGKARHMFGGKHDMNLVMRIKVGTRTGYGSQHSMDPAGAMASSVGWRIAAPSTPLDYIGMMNTALACNDPVAMLEHDADLYKTFGDIPVDDLDFRIPIGSAAIRREGAEVTVLTYLSMVQESLDAADKSGVDAEVVDLRWLDPASIDWATIGESIKKTNRVMIVEQGSRGTSYGAWLSDEIQRRYFDWLDAPIERVTGSESSPSISRILEAAALANVDDVAASMRQIVGLTNSDASPEGAN; the protein is encoded by the coding sequence ATGCCTAGTACCAAGAACCTATTGCCCGCCTCGCCGTGGGTCGAAATTCGAACCACACGCAAGGACTGGGACGCAGCGGACCCAGCACTGCTGGGAAACATGATTGCGCAAGCGCATCTGATCCGCGCCTTTGAAGAAACCGTGCTTGATCTTGCCGGACAGAAACTTGTAAATGGGCCGGCCCACTCCAGCATCGGTCAAGAGGGCGGAGCCGTCGGTTCAATCATCGCGCTGCAGCAGGCAGACCAGATTAACGGCTCGCACCGCGGGCACCACCAGTTCCTCTCGAAGGCCTTTGGCTTCGTAGCTCCCGACGGGCTCGATCCTCAAGCCGAGTTCTCCGACGACGTGCAAACCATTCTCGAACGGGCGCTCGCCGAAATCTGTGGTCTCGCCTCCGGTTACTGCGGAGGCCGCGGTGGCTCGATGCACCTCCAGTGGAAAGAAGCTGGCGCACTCGGCACGAACGCGATCGTCGGTGGCGCTGTGCCCTTTGCCGCCGGATTCGCCTGGGCTGGCAAGCACTCAGACACGGATGCTGTCTCTGTCACCTACTTCGGTGACGGCGCCATGAACATCGGCTCCGTTCTCGAAACGCTCAACCTCGCCTCAGCGTGGGACCTGCCGGTGTGCTTCTTCGTGGAGAACAACCAGTACGCGGTCTCGACGACGGTCGAAGAGTCAACAGGGGAGCCGCGTCTCTCCGCTCGCGCTCTCGGTTTCAATATCCCCAGCTGGCAAGTTGACGGTATGGACCCGCTCGCCGTTCACCTCGCGATGGAACAGGCGGTCGCCCATATGCGCGCCGGTGGCGGGCCGACCATGATCGAAGCGAACGTCTACCGCTACTTCCACCAGAACGGTCCGATCGCTGGCAGCGCGTTCGGCTACCGCGAGAAGACTGAAGAGCAAGAGTGGCGCGAACGCGACCCGCTCAAGATGCTCGAAGCTAACCTAATCCGTCGCAAGATCATGACCGAGGAGGAGATTAGCCAACTGCGGGCCCGTGCCAAGAAGGCCATGAGCGTCGCTTCATCGTCGCTGCTCGAGCCCAACCCGGCTGGCGGCGGAACACAGCGCATCCGCCCCGAACTCTGGCCAGACCCGGCCACCATCAACGAAGGCATTCGCAGCGACCTCGCTGAGCTCGACTCGAGCGACTACAAAGAAGCCGCCGACTTCGAAGGCAAGACAGAGTCGCGCAAATTCGTCGACGTCGTCGCCGACGTCATGGCGCGACGCATGGACCAGAACCCGGCCATCGTGGTGCTCGGCGAAGATGTGCACAAGCTCAACGGTGGACCGCGCGGTGCAACCCGCGGCCTCAAGCAACTCTTTCCCGACCGCGTGCTCGGCACCCCCATCAGCGAGGCAGCTTTCACCGGACTCGCCGGAGGCCTTGCCCTCGACGGTCGGTACGTTCCTGTCGTGGAACTCATGTATGCCGACTTCCTCTGGGTTGCCGCCGACCAAGTCTTCAACCAGATCGGCAAAGCGCGCCACATGTTCGGCGGCAAGCACGACATGAACCTCGTCATGCGCATCAAGGTGGGCACGCGAACCGGGTACGGATCACAGCACTCCATGGATCCGGCTGGTGCGATGGCATCGTCGGTCGGCTGGCGGATCGCCGCGCCATCCACGCCCCTGGACTACATCGGAATGATGAACACAGCGTTGGCCTGCAACGACCCGGTGGCGATGCTCGAACACGATGCCGATCTGTACAAGACCTTCGGCGACATCCCCGTTGACGACCTCGACTTCCGCATCCCGATTGGCTCTGCCGCGATTCGCCGTGAAGGTGCAGAAGTGACCGTGCTGACGTACCTGTCGATGGTGCAAGAGTCGCTGGATGCCGCCGACAAGTCGGGAGTCGACGCTGAAGTTGTCGACCTCCGCTGGCTTGACCCCGCGAGCATCGACTGGGCGACGATCGGCGAGAGCATCAAGAAAACCAACCGCGTCATGATCGTCGAGCAAGGCTCCCGCGGAACCTCCTACGGCGCCTGGCTGAGCGACGAAATTCAGCGCCGCTACTTTGACTGGTTGGATGCCCCAATCGAACGAGTCACTGGCTCAGAATCGTCACCGAGCATCAGCCGCATCCTCGAAGCTGCCGCGCTCGCCAACGTCGATGATGTTGCCGCCAGCATGCGGCAGATCGTCGGGCTGACGAATAGTGACGCGAGCCCAGAGGGGGCCAACTAA
- a CDS encoding dihydrolipoamide acetyltransferase family protein encodes MASIFRMPGISADAEEATLLEWGIAAGATIKPGDVLATVETDKANVDIEADSDGVVMQLMAEAGDSVAIGAPIAILLDPGEDGSDPAAVLSGLGLAAAAAPAPAAEAAPEASAQPAAAPAPTNDAIAPDETDRGTRLFASPLARRLAVEHGVEISALSGSGPEGRIVRADVERAIASSPAVASATPPPVAPPVAAAPATPKAPQSASDGGVDVPHTAMRRAIASALSASKQTVPHFYLTVTCRVDALLDLRERINTSSAVRVSINDFFVKATALTLRAVPEMNVNWTPTAVKHLDSVDVAVAIQGERGLFTPLIRDADAKSLTEISSSVRDLAQRANDGTLKQHELVGGSFAVSNLGKYGVESFSAIINPPQVGIVAVAGVVRAPLVDGDEIVIGNTVTVTVSVDHRPVDGVLAAQWLARFKEYIENPLSMLV; translated from the coding sequence ATGGCTAGCATTTTTCGCATGCCGGGTATCTCCGCCGATGCTGAGGAAGCAACACTCCTCGAGTGGGGAATCGCGGCTGGCGCCACGATCAAGCCGGGCGATGTTCTCGCCACGGTCGAGACAGACAAGGCCAACGTCGACATCGAGGCGGATTCCGACGGTGTTGTGATGCAACTCATGGCCGAAGCCGGGGACTCCGTCGCTATCGGTGCACCCATCGCCATCCTGCTCGATCCGGGTGAAGACGGCAGCGATCCGGCTGCGGTTCTCAGTGGGCTTGGGCTCGCTGCGGCCGCGGCTCCAGCGCCCGCTGCCGAAGCAGCGCCCGAAGCGAGCGCTCAGCCAGCGGCGGCTCCCGCGCCGACGAACGACGCCATCGCCCCCGACGAAACTGATCGAGGAACGCGACTCTTCGCGTCCCCTCTCGCTCGTCGTCTTGCCGTTGAACACGGGGTCGAAATCTCTGCGCTCTCCGGCAGTGGGCCCGAGGGCCGCATTGTGCGAGCGGATGTCGAGCGAGCCATCGCGAGCAGTCCGGCTGTGGCATCCGCAACTCCGCCCCCGGTCGCGCCGCCCGTGGCAGCAGCGCCAGCCACGCCGAAAGCACCACAGTCAGCGAGCGATGGCGGTGTGGATGTTCCGCACACGGCTATGCGTAGAGCGATCGCTTCGGCTCTGTCGGCGAGCAAGCAAACGGTGCCGCACTTTTACCTGACGGTGACGTGTCGCGTTGACGCGTTGCTCGACCTGCGAGAGCGCATCAACACGAGCTCTGCGGTGCGCGTATCGATCAATGACTTCTTCGTGAAAGCGACGGCGTTGACCTTGCGAGCGGTTCCAGAAATGAATGTCAACTGGACGCCGACAGCGGTAAAACACCTCGATTCTGTGGATGTCGCCGTGGCTATCCAGGGCGAGCGTGGGCTGTTTACGCCCCTCATTCGTGACGCAGACGCGAAGTCGCTGACTGAGATCTCATCGAGCGTTCGTGACCTCGCGCAACGCGCCAACGACGGAACCCTCAAGCAACACGAACTTGTCGGCGGCTCCTTCGCAGTCTCGAACCTGGGCAAGTACGGGGTCGAAAGCTTCTCGGCGATCATCAACCCGCCACAAGTGGGCATTGTTGCTGTCGCCGGCGTAGTGAGAGCTCCCCTTGTTGACGGCGACGAGATTGTCATCGGCAATACCGTCACGGTCACCGTCTCGGTTGACCATCGACCAGTGGATGGTGTGCTCGCCGCCCAATGGCTGGCCCGCTTCAAGGAATACATCGAGAACCCACTCTCAATGCTGGTCTAA
- a CDS encoding sugar ABC transporter ATP-binding protein has protein sequence MTESPILSARGLAKSFGGVQALHDIDFEVGVGEIRCLAGENGSGKSTFVKIISGVNTADHGTITIAGEEMTSMNPREASAAGIQVIYQDLSLFGHLSVAENIAINRMMHDGSRFVNRTTMREIAQQQLTRVGVDLPLDAPVSSLSVANKQIVAICRALSMDARIMFMDEPTTALTGREVQRLLSIILDLKERGLSTVFISHKLDEVFSVADSITIFRDGAKVGDFEVSELDELSLSRHMTGRDVTYNRYHREQTDDAPILEVSKLSRKGNYSDVDLSIRPGDIVGLTGLLGSGRTELALSLFGLNKPDSGTIAMRGKQVDVSAPWVAMKHGIALLPEDRLSQGLFPAQSVAVNASATMLDQIVNKIGMLSRPLEKALAEMVVRELQVNNRDVSTPVIHLSGGNQQKVAIGKWIKRNPSIFILDSPTVGIDIGSKSEIYEQIHRLAEGGMGVLFISDEPEEIVANCNRVVVMHAGAVDARFDEEDVAAAGFKEQLIHAISAPRHASDVVITDETVTDSTGQNKGLNNDA, from the coding sequence ATGACTGAATCACCCATTCTCTCCGCGCGAGGCTTAGCGAAGTCTTTCGGGGGAGTCCAAGCCCTTCACGACATTGACTTTGAAGTCGGAGTGGGCGAGATCCGCTGTTTGGCGGGCGAGAACGGCTCCGGTAAGTCCACGTTCGTCAAGATCATCTCGGGCGTCAACACTGCCGATCACGGCACCATCACCATCGCTGGTGAAGAGATGACCAGCATGAATCCGCGAGAGGCTAGCGCCGCCGGGATCCAGGTCATTTACCAAGACCTTTCACTGTTCGGGCACCTATCGGTCGCCGAGAACATTGCGATCAACCGCATGATGCACGACGGTTCACGCTTCGTGAATCGCACCACGATGCGAGAGATTGCTCAACAACAACTCACTCGAGTCGGTGTCGACCTCCCGCTCGATGCTCCCGTGTCTTCGCTTTCGGTGGCCAACAAACAGATTGTCGCTATCTGCCGGGCGCTCTCGATGGATGCCCGCATCATGTTCATGGATGAGCCAACGACCGCTCTCACCGGCCGCGAAGTGCAGCGGCTCCTCTCGATCATTTTGGACCTCAAAGAGCGCGGCCTCTCCACGGTGTTCATTAGCCACAAGCTTGACGAAGTCTTCTCGGTCGCTGACAGCATCACCATCTTTCGGGATGGCGCCAAGGTCGGCGACTTCGAAGTAAGCGAGCTTGACGAGCTCAGTCTGAGCCGGCACATGACCGGTCGCGATGTGACCTACAACCGTTACCACCGTGAACAGACCGACGACGCTCCCATCCTTGAGGTCAGCAAGCTCAGCCGCAAGGGCAACTACAGCGACGTTGACCTCAGCATTCGCCCCGGCGACATCGTTGGCCTTACCGGTCTGCTGGGTTCGGGACGCACTGAGCTCGCCCTCTCCTTGTTTGGCCTCAACAAGCCAGACTCCGGCACTATTGCGATGCGCGGCAAGCAAGTGGATGTTTCGGCCCCCTGGGTCGCGATGAAACACGGAATCGCGCTCCTCCCCGAAGACCGTCTCAGCCAAGGGCTCTTTCCCGCGCAATCAGTCGCGGTGAATGCGTCGGCCACGATGCTCGACCAGATCGTGAACAAGATCGGAATGCTCAGTAGGCCGCTCGAAAAGGCTCTTGCTGAGATGGTGGTGCGCGAGTTGCAGGTCAACAATCGTGATGTCTCAACTCCGGTCATCCACTTATCTGGTGGAAACCAGCAAAAAGTTGCCATCGGCAAGTGGATCAAACGCAATCCGTCGATCTTCATCTTGGATAGCCCGACGGTCGGTATCGACATCGGGTCGAAGTCGGAGATCTACGAACAGATTCATCGTCTCGCCGAAGGCGGCATGGGGGTGCTGTTCATTTCGGACGAACCAGAAGAGATTGTGGCGAACTGCAACCGTGTAGTCGTGATGCACGCCGGGGCAGTTGATGCACGGTTCGACGAAGAGGATGTTGCCGCTGCGGGCTTCAAAGAGCAGCTGATTCATGCAATTAGTGCGCCACGCCACGCCAGCGACGTCGTCATCACCGATGAAACCGTGACGGATTCCACAGGGCAGAACAAGGGGCTGAACAATGATGCGTAA